A single region of the Phyllostomus discolor isolate MPI-MPIP mPhyDis1 chromosome 14, mPhyDis1.pri.v3, whole genome shotgun sequence genome encodes:
- the SSR2 gene encoding translocon-associated protein subunit beta isoform X3 codes for MRLLAFMVALFAVTQAEEGARLLASKSLLNRYAVEGRDLTLQYNIYNVGSSAALDVELSDDSFPPEDFGIVSGMLNVKWDRIAPASNVSHTVVLRPLKAGYFNFTSATVTYLAQEDGPVVVGFTSAPGQGGILAQREFDRRFSPHFLDWAAFGVMTLPSIGVPLLLWYSSKRKYDTPKTKKN; via the exons ATGAGGCTGCTGGCATTTATGGTGGCTCTCTTTGCTGTCACTCAAGCAGAGGAAGGAGCCAGGCTTTTGGCCTCCAAATCACTGCTGAACAGATACGCCGTGGAAGGGAGAGACCTGACTTTGCAGTACAACATCTACAATGTTGGCTCCAG TGCTGCATTAGATGTGGAATTATCTGACGATTCCTTCCCTCCAGAAGACTTTGGCATTGTCTCTGGGATGCTCAATGTCAAATGGGACCGGATTGCCCC CGCTAGCAACGTCTCCCACACCGTTGTCCTGCGCCCTCTCAAGGCTGGTTATTTCAACTTCACCTCGGCCACTGTTACTTACCTGGCCCAGGAGGATGGGCCCGTGGTG GTTGGCTTCACCAGTGCGCCTGGACAGGGCGGGATCCTGGCTCAGCGGGAGTTCGATCGGCGATTCTCACCGCACTTT CTGGACTGGGCAGCCTTTGGGGTCATGACCCTCCCCTCCATCGGGGTCCCCCTGCTGCTGTGGTACTCCAGCAAGAGGAAATACGACACTCCCAAAACCAAGAAGAACTGA
- the SSR2 gene encoding translocon-associated protein subunit beta isoform X1, with amino-acid sequence MFTMRLLAFMVALFAVTQAEEGARLLASKSLLNRYAVEGRDLTLQYNIYNVGSSAALDVELSDDSFPPEDFGIVSGMLNVKWDRIAPASNVSHTVVLRPLKAGYFNFTSATVTYLAQEDGPVVVGFTSAPGQGGILAQREFDRRFSPHFLDWAAFGVMTLPSIGVPLLLWYSSKRKYDTPKTKKN; translated from the exons ATGTTCACG ATGAGGCTGCTGGCATTTATGGTGGCTCTCTTTGCTGTCACTCAAGCAGAGGAAGGAGCCAGGCTTTTGGCCTCCAAATCACTGCTGAACAGATACGCCGTGGAAGGGAGAGACCTGACTTTGCAGTACAACATCTACAATGTTGGCTCCAG TGCTGCATTAGATGTGGAATTATCTGACGATTCCTTCCCTCCAGAAGACTTTGGCATTGTCTCTGGGATGCTCAATGTCAAATGGGACCGGATTGCCCC CGCTAGCAACGTCTCCCACACCGTTGTCCTGCGCCCTCTCAAGGCTGGTTATTTCAACTTCACCTCGGCCACTGTTACTTACCTGGCCCAGGAGGATGGGCCCGTGGTG GTTGGCTTCACCAGTGCGCCTGGACAGGGCGGGATCCTGGCTCAGCGGGAGTTCGATCGGCGATTCTCACCGCACTTT CTGGACTGGGCAGCCTTTGGGGTCATGACCCTCCCCTCCATCGGGGTCCCCCTGCTGCTGTGGTACTCCAGCAAGAGGAAATACGACACTCCCAAAACCAAGAAGAACTGA
- the SSR2 gene encoding translocon-associated protein subunit beta isoform X4, which produces MLTLSSGFVVPPPPPPPPRHPAPTPPHGRKAFRMFTMRLLAFMVALFAVTQAEEGARLLASKSLLNRYAVEGRDLTLQYNIYNVGSSAALDVELSDDSFPPEDFGIVSGMLNVKWDRIAPYPPDTGLASPVRLDRAGSWLSGSSIGDSHRTFWTGQPLGS; this is translated from the exons ATGCTGACGCTCTCTTCCGGTTTtgttgtccccccccccccccccccccccccccgccacccagcccccaccccgccccacggGAGAAAGGCTTTTAGGATGTTCACG ATGAGGCTGCTGGCATTTATGGTGGCTCTCTTTGCTGTCACTCAAGCAGAGGAAGGAGCCAGGCTTTTGGCCTCCAAATCACTGCTGAACAGATACGCCGTGGAAGGGAGAGACCTGACTTTGCAGTACAACATCTACAATGTTGGCTCCAG TGCTGCATTAGATGTGGAATTATCTGACGATTCCTTCCCTCCAGAAGACTTTGGCATTGTCTCTGGGATGCTCAATGTCAAATGGGACCGGATTGCCCCGTATCCTCCTGACACTGG GTTGGCTTCACCAGTGCGCCTGGACAGGGCGGGATCCTGGCTCAGCGGGAGTTCGATCGGCGATTCTCACCGCACTTT CTGGACTGGGCAGCCTTTGGGGTCATGA
- the SSR2 gene encoding translocon-associated protein subunit beta isoform X2, whose protein sequence is MCWCLDRASEGLRGHGVSQIVQWLMDYSVQGAVALMRLLAFMVALFAVTQAEEGARLLASKSLLNRYAVEGRDLTLQYNIYNVGSSAALDVELSDDSFPPEDFGIVSGMLNVKWDRIAPASNVSHTVVLRPLKAGYFNFTSATVTYLAQEDGPVVVGFTSAPGQGGILAQREFDRRFSPHFLDWAAFGVMTLPSIGVPLLLWYSSKRKYDTPKTKKN, encoded by the exons ATGTGCTGGTGCTTAGACCGAGCTTCCGAGGGCTTGCGGGGTCATGGAGTCTCGCAAATAGTCCAGTGGCTTATGGACTACTCTGTGCAAGGGGCTGTTGCTTTG ATGAGGCTGCTGGCATTTATGGTGGCTCTCTTTGCTGTCACTCAAGCAGAGGAAGGAGCCAGGCTTTTGGCCTCCAAATCACTGCTGAACAGATACGCCGTGGAAGGGAGAGACCTGACTTTGCAGTACAACATCTACAATGTTGGCTCCAG TGCTGCATTAGATGTGGAATTATCTGACGATTCCTTCCCTCCAGAAGACTTTGGCATTGTCTCTGGGATGCTCAATGTCAAATGGGACCGGATTGCCCC CGCTAGCAACGTCTCCCACACCGTTGTCCTGCGCCCTCTCAAGGCTGGTTATTTCAACTTCACCTCGGCCACTGTTACTTACCTGGCCCAGGAGGATGGGCCCGTGGTG GTTGGCTTCACCAGTGCGCCTGGACAGGGCGGGATCCTGGCTCAGCGGGAGTTCGATCGGCGATTCTCACCGCACTTT CTGGACTGGGCAGCCTTTGGGGTCATGACCCTCCCCTCCATCGGGGTCCCCCTGCTGCTGTGGTACTCCAGCAAGAGGAAATACGACACTCCCAAAACCAAGAAGAACTGA